A DNA window from Trichosurus vulpecula isolate mTriVul1 chromosome 2, mTriVul1.pri, whole genome shotgun sequence contains the following coding sequences:
- the LOC118837283 gene encoding rho GTPase-activating protein 6-like: MDELEGRQGEKGTSAASGKGLSKRRLRQTRSLDPAIIRNYGREPEEDEDIGGPMHNRVTLGRVRGAGSGGSSPCTSLSSAECLAVSSSRGAVRRGLPSPGPLCSSFSTPSTPQEKSPSSSFHFDYEPALGRNTLKRNMALDLPYFLAGPSSGRSSSTAGILTSPGGSTNSIFSSPRKWLQQRKLQPPANSSSHSYIVWKSEVGTLVGLFVS, translated from the exons ATGGATGAATTGGAGGGGAGGCAAGGAGagaaag GGACCAGTGCTGCCTCTGGCAAGGGTTTGTCCAAAAGGAGATTGCGCCAGACCCGCAGCCTAGACCCTGCCATCATCCGCAACTATGGCCGAGAACCAGAGGAGGATGAGGATATTGGGGGGCCCATGCATAACAGGGTTACTTTGGGCCGAGTTAGGGGAGCAGGCAGTGGGGGCAGCAGCCCCTGTACCTCACTGTCTTCAGCTGAGTGTCTCGCAGTGTCCTCTTCTAGGGGTGCCGTTCGAAGGGGGTTGCCGTCTCCTGGCCCTCTGTGCTCGTCTTTCTCAACTCCCAGTACCCCCCAGGAGAAGTCACCCTCAAGCAGCTTCCACTTTGACTATGAACCAGCCTTGGGACGAAACACCCTCAAGAGGAATATGGCCTTGGACCTGCCTTACTTTCTAGCTGGGCCCAGTAGTGGACGGTCCTCTTCCACTGCCGGCATCCTCACCTCCCCAGGTGGAAGTACCAAcagcatcttctcttctcctcggAAATGGCTCCAGCAGAGGAAATTACAGCCACCAGCTAACAGCAGCAGTCATTCCTACATTGTGTGGAAGTCTGAGGTAGGGACATTGGTCGGCCTCTTTGTTTCTTAA